In Anomaloglossus baeobatrachus isolate aAnoBae1 chromosome 3, aAnoBae1.hap1, whole genome shotgun sequence, one genomic interval encodes:
- the PIGZ gene encoding GPI alpha-1,2-mannosyltransferase 4, which translates to MEIMVCSQDHLHTGGAMKVKMLWGALSVLRVMWCLAPQNGYLHPDEFFQSPEVMAGDILDLEINRPWEFQSVSPCRTVLVPLLTSGTAFWIMKLLRRFGFEMALNSSYFLLVLPRLIITILSFLLDYTVHQVAFSLGSNPWKALALLGMSPVMLVFYTRTISNAVEGVLFALLLLLILPGKRSSVSKSGRAKSYHFIGMVLTVGFFNRPTFLCFAFVPLLYWAGQNSSQKSYFSHTSIILAILKTVPSAVLFSVLFIAADTIYYKGHWPLSMNGKEGIIEQLTKNTILTPINFLKYNINPENLARHGVHPRITHMAVNGFMLFGLLHLSAVCAGMHILKNKIWSNSDKSPHERPSPQQTSLLLMFYFVPLIFLSFFSHQEPRFLIPLLLPLVLLVANYNSTMKTKCVIFLFNITGAFFFGCFHQAGIIPGLSHIQQIVQSNSASGNMSYRYTVLFTHTYMPPLYLLNLKKGQTGVNIIDLAGCTEDLMCQTFRDLQGQVSLRNVQELGKAKHHLVVVFPGTIKSVVEGCRLAFKYEALFTPHLTMEDPPKMSHLFTGLKSHLSLHVIEVDVENTRR; encoded by the exons CAATGAAAGTGAAGATGCTGTGGGGAGCGTTAAGTGTTCTGCGTGTCATGTGGTGCCTCGCTCCACAGAATGGCTATCTGCATCCTGATGAATTCTTCCAGTCTCCTGAAGTAATGGCAG GTGACATATTGGATCTGGAAATCAATCGTCCTTGGGAATTTCAATCTGTCTCTCCCTGTAGGACAGTGCTCGTACCTCTTCTTACATCTGGCACAGCCTTCTGGATTATGAAACTATTACGAAGATTCGGGTTTGAGATGGCTTTGAATAGCAGCTACTTTCTTCTGGTCCTTCCTCGTCTCATCATAACAATCCTTTCCTTCCTATTGGACTATACAGTACATCAGGTAGCATTTTCCTTGGGCTCCAACCCATGGAAGGCATTGGCACTCTTGGGAATGTCTCCAGTGATGCTGGTTTTCTACACTAGAACAATCAGCAATGCTGTCGAGGGTGTGCTGTTTGCTCTTCTCTTGCTACTTATATTACCTGGTAAAAGAAGCTCTGTATCAAAATCTGGTAGAGCAAAATCTTATCACTTTATTGGCATGGTCTTGACAGTTGGCTTTTTTAACAGACCCACTTTTCTCTGTTTTGCTTTTGTGCCATTGCTATACTGGGCTGGCCAAAATAGCAGTCAGAAGTCCTATTTTTCACATACATCCATTATTCTTGCTATATTGAAGACTGTGCCAAGTGCAGTCCTCTTCTCAGTATTATTTATAGCTGCTGACACTATATACTATAAAGGACATTGGCCACTTTCGATGAATGGCAAGGAAGGCATCATTGAGCAGCTAACAAAAAACACTATTCTAACACCTATTAATTTCCTGAAATACAACATCAACCCTGAAAATCTTGCCAGGCATGGGGTTCACCCACGGATAACTCACATGGCAGTGAATGGTTTTATGCTTTTTGGATTGCTTCATCTGTCCGCTGTTTGCGCTGGTATGCATATATTAAAAAACAAGATATGGAGTAACTCCGATAAAAGTCCCCATGAGAGGCCTTCTCCCCAGCAGACCAGCTTACTGCTAATGTTTTACTTTGTACCGCTCATATTTTTGTCATTTTTCAGCCACCAGGAGCCTCGCTTCCTAATCCCTCTGTTACTGCCATTGGTATTATTAGTTGCCAATTATAATAGCACAATGAAAACAAAATGTGTTATCTTCTTGTTTAATATCACTGGAGCCTTTTTCTTTGGCTGTTTCCATCAAGCTGGAATAATTCCCGGCTTGTCTCACATCCAGCAAATTGTGCAGTCTAATTCCGCCTCTGGCAACATGTCATACCGCTACACTGTcctcttcacacacacatacatgccccCTCTGTACTTGCTGAACCTAAAGAAAGGACAGACAGGGGTGAACATTATTGATCTTGCCGGCTGTACTGAAGATCTCATGTGCCAAACATTTAGAGACTTACAAGGACAAGTTTCACTCAGAAATGTTCAAGAGCTGGGTAAGGCAAAGCATCATTTGGTAGTCGTGTTCCCCGGCACTATTAAATCAGTTGTGGAAGGTTGCAGATTAGCCTTTAAATATGAAGCCTTGTTCACACCACATCTCACTATGGAGGATCCACCCAAAATGTCGCATTTGTTCACAGGCTTAAAGAGTCACTTATCGCTGCATGTAATTGAGGTCGATGTGGAAAACACAAGGCGGTAG